The following are encoded together in the Oncorhynchus nerka isolate Pitt River linkage group LG23, Oner_Uvic_2.0, whole genome shotgun sequence genome:
- the LOC135564003 gene encoding trafficking regulator of GLUT4 1-like, whose product MAINTDAAFGKSALGEREVSHPTDFQDTEKLLSAVTTEPTGESSLKPSDTSLNLRSSIHSLNAEQTGHQSPLRSGSAPVSPSQLSFGPPLLLLRSPVPPGSEPPSYLWLAVLSCFCLAVPVNMFALWYAHMSQSVLQTGDVDGAKRLGRLSLLLSCISMFLGVAVIIFIVVTGVSENNGDVY is encoded by the exons ATGGCTATCAACACGGATGCCGCATTTGGTAAAAGCGCCCTGGGGGAGAGGGAAGTCTCACATCCCACCGACTTCCAAGACACAGAGAAACTCCTGAGCGCCGTGACCACCGAACCCACCGGGGAAAGCAGCCTCAAACCGTCCGATACATCTCTCAACTTGAGAAGCAGCATCCATTCCCTGAATGCCGAGCAGACCGGACACCAATCGCCATTAAGGTCAGGCTCTGCACCAGTGTCCCCGTCCCAGCTGAGCTTCggaccccccctcctcctcctccgctccCCGGTGCCACCCGGTTCAGAGCCGCCGAGCTACCTGTGGCTTGCGGTGTTGTCGTGCTTTTGTCTTGCTGTGCCGGTGAACATGTTCGCGCTGTGGTATGCTCACATG TCGCAGTCTGTTCTCCAGACCGGGGATGTAGACGGAGCTAAGAGGCTGGGtcgtctctctctgctgctcagCTGTATCTCCATGTTCCTGGGTGTGGCCGTCATCATCTTCATAGTGGTCACCG gtgtatcagaaaacaatgGAGACGTATATTGA